The Humidesulfovibrio mexicanus DNA segment TTGGACAGAGCCAAAGCCACGGGTTCTCCCGGCCTGACGCCCAGTTCCAAAATCCGGTTCTGCCAGAACATCGCTTGGTCCCTGTAGTCGCGCCAAGTGAGCTCGCCGTCCCTGTCGGCCAGGGCCACGCGGTCCGGCGTGCGTGCGGCGCGACGCTCCAGCCATTCGCGGGGGAGCGTGGGATCAACGGCTGCGGCCGGTCCTGTGAGGGCCGCCCTGCGAGCTGCCTCGTCCCGCGGCAGCGGGATGGGCGAGTTCGCCTCCCAGGCCTTAGGCCCGTCCGCCAGACCGCCAATGAGATCCACGTAGGCCGCGAACATCTTTTCCGGCAGCCCGACTGGGAACATGGATTCCTCCACGTCCCAGAATAGGCGCAAGCCGTTGTCGACAACGGCGTATTGGCTGTCTATCCACACCTGCGGGGTCTGCGTCAGGCTGCGCCGAACTTGGCCCAGTCCTTCCAAGGCGCTTACCCAGGAACCCGCGTGTGGGCCGTCAGCCTCGGGCTCACTGGTGAACACGTAGGGGACCAGGGCCTCCGGACCTGCTCCCAGCTCCTTGCGCCATTGGCGCAGCACTGCGACTCCAGAAATGTGGCCGTGGCGCAGATCCTCCCAAACCTGCCGCTGGACGGTGCGGGCATGGCTCGCGAAGGCAACGGGCTCGCGCCGGTCCACCTCCATGAGGGAAAAGCTGGCGAACTCACCGGCAACATTGTTGATGTGCGGGTGCACGGGGAGACGGTTCCAGCGCGGGACATTGATGGTGAAGTGCTTGTGTTCTGACCACTTGGCGAGGGTTTCGGCGTAGCAGGCCAGCAGCAGGCTAGCCACGGTCAATTCGTGCGTGCGCGCCTGGGCCTGCAGGGCCTTCCACCGAACCGACGAGAGCGCCGCGGACATGCGCCGGAACCGTGGTGGAGCACTGACCGACCTGGTTACCAGAGGCAGGCGCGGGGCAGGGGGAAGCGTGCGGATGCGATTCTTCCAGTAGACCCAGGATTCCTCGTACTGGGGCGTTGCGCGCAGGGTCTCCAGGTAGAGCACATAGTCACGGAAGGCGATCTCCGGGGCCTGTCCAAGGGGCTCGCCCCTGTAGAGGGCGGCCAGGTCGTGGAAGATGATTTGCAGACTTCTTCCGTCCAGGGCCCAGCAGTCCAGGCTGCCCATAACCAGCGCATCGCCGCTGCGGTGGAAGGTCTCGAAGGCGAACTGCGGCCAAGCGCCCAGGTCGTAGCACTTCTGCGACAGGGACACACGCGCTGCCTCTTGCTGCGCCTCCCAGTCCCGCTCTCTGCCTAGCCGGTAGTCATGCTGCCTGATTTCCGGATCGGGCGTACCTTCAAGCACCACCTGCCGTCCATCGGGGAGCACCACGGCCCGGAGCATGTCGTGCCGCCGTACCAGGGCTGCCCAGGCTGTGCGGAAGCGTTCCGTATCGAAGTCGCGGCACTGCAGTTCGAAGTAGATGTGAATGCCGACGCTGCCTGAGTCCTGTTCATCGCCTCTGCCGAGCCAGTAAGCCTCCTGGTTTTCCGTAAGGGGGAAGGGCAGGAGTCTGTCTTCAGGGACCGACTTAAGGCGGGGCATGTCCGGCGCGGCAGCCATGCGCAGCAGGAGCGCGAGTAACCGAGGCTTGGCTGCGGCGATGCGTTTTGTGATCTCTGGGGTGAGGACGCCGGGCCGCGCCCTGCAGACAAGTCCGTTTGCGCCGGGCTGAAGCAGCACGCCGCGCTGCCGCAGCTCATCCAGAAACAGGAGGTCGCCGTGAAGGTCCGGGGTGTTCATTTCAGATGTCCACTTCGTCGTAAGAGGTGGCAGCAGGGGCCGAGGTTTTGGACGCATCGGCCACGGAGACGAACAGCTCGACGCTTTCGGCTGTGCGGGACGAGTAGAACAGGTCCAGAGGCACCAGAACGCCTGTGGCGTCCCGGATGACCGTGATGAGGGCGGCTGCTTTGAGCGACGTGCCTCCATGGGCCAGGAAGGAATCCGTTTTCCGGAATCCGCCATCGCCCAAGATTCGCTGGAACAGGCCCAGCACCGTGCCTTGGTCTTGGTTCGGGGCCAGAAGGAGCGGCGGGGTCGGCAGGCGTTGCCTGTCCACCTTGCCGTTGGCGTTGACCGGCATTTCCGAGAGCAGGACGATGCACACGGGGAGCATGTAGCGAGGCAACCGTGCGGCCAGGAATTCGCGCAGGGAGGTCTCCGTCAGCCCGCTTTCCGGCTTTGGCGCCACGTAGGCCACCGGCTCGTGGAACCCGGACGGCACCGCCACATGGGCCATGGCCACCTGGGGCGCCTGCTCGATGACGGAGCATATCTCCCCGAGACTGACCCTGTAGCCGGAGATTTTGATCTGGTCGTCGAGCCTGCCGAGGATGGTCAGCCGCCCCTCGTCGTCGAGTCTGCCCATGTCGCCCGTTCGATAGAGCCTTTGGCCGGAGTGTTCGTGGTCCGCGACGAACGCTTGGGCCGTCAGGGCGTCGTCGTTCTTGTAGCCCATGGCCACAGTCGGCCCGCCCAGCACCACCTCGCCGGTTTCGCCAGCAGGCAGTGCCCGGCCCTGCCCATCGTGGATGCGCACGAAGGCTTCCCCGATTGCGTGGCCCACGGACAGGTGCGAACCATCGGGCGGAACCGCGCGCACCATATCCCTGGTGATGATTACAGTGGTCTCCGTAGGGCCGTAGCAGTGGTGGAAGCATTTTGGCGGGTCTGCCGCCAGCACGCTTTGCACGATCTCAAGGTTGGGCTTCTCTCCTCCCATGAACAGGGCCTCTAGCGGGGCGAATACGGACGGGTTCTGCAGAGCCAGCGCGTTGAACGCTGCCGTGGCCAGGAACATGGAGTCGACGGCGTTTCGCCCAAGGAAGGACCGCAGACGGGCCGCGTCCAGGATGTCCTCGGTGTCTCCACCGATGATGGTGCAGCCGTTCAGCAGGCTGCCCCAAACCTCGAACACCGTGGCGTCGAAGGTGAGCGCGGCGCAGAAGGCCACCTTGGCCCCAGGCCGAAGCGATTCCGGGCAGAAGTTGGCCGCGAAGTGCAGCACGTTGGCGTGGCTGACCATGACGCCCTTGGGCGTTCCCGTGGACCCGGACGTGTGCAGCACGTAGAGCACAAGCTCCTGGTCCGGCGTAGAAGGGGGCGCGAGCGACCGGGCTTCGTCCGGCGTGTTCACGTCCACGGGCAGGGTGGGCAGACCGCAAAAGCCAGTCCGTCGAGGCAGGTCCAAGGGGTGGGTCAGCACAAGGCCAGCTCCGCATCCGTCAAGGATGCCGCGGCTGCGGTGCTCGGGCCAGTCCGGAGCCAGGGGGACATAGGGTACCCCGGCCTTGGCTGCGGCCATAAAGGCTGTCACCACCTCTGGTGACCGTTCGAGCAGCACACCCACCGGACGGTGCTGGCAAAGCCCAAGATCGATCAGCTTGGCCGCAAGGACGCCGGAAATCCGGTCCAGATCCCGGTAGCTCAGGCATTTTCCGCCAAACAGGCAGGCCTCTGTGTCTGCGTGGCGTTCCACCATGCGTTGAAAACGCGTCAGCATGGTCTCGCCTGCGCGGGCTGCGGACGAAGACGTGTCGTGTCCGTTGTTGAGAAGGCTGTTGTGTGTGGCGCTCATCACTGGCGGCGCTCCATTGCTTCGGCGAATGATCGCCCGTTCGGCCCGCCGTTGGCAGGACGGGGCCTCCGTGTGCCGGTGGGGCGGGGTGCCAGCATATTTGCGTCGGCGCAGCGCGTCTGGATGTCCAGGACATCATTGACCAGCCCGATCCAGCCAACGGCCAGGGAGACGCCTGGTCTGAACGGAACGCTCCGTGCGCAGACAGAGGCGGGGGAACCGTCAGCGCACAGGACGCATCCACAGCGCGGGCAGACATGAAAGCTGCTGAACTCCCACGCCAGACCGCAGCCCAGAGCCTTTGCAGCGGCCTCCTTGCGCGTCCAGAGATCCAGAAAGCAGCTGCGCTTGTCTGTTGCGTCCCGCAGGCAGGCCTGTTCCGCAGGGTGGAGCGCTGCGTCCATGCCGTCCAGGTTCTTCGGTGCGCCCGCCTCAGTTTCCACGTCCACACCGCATGGACGGACGCGCGAGATGGCTACGGCCGCCACCGGCCAGGAGTGCGAAAGGCTGAAATGAATTGTGTCGCTGGCCACCGCGTTGGCGATCACGGGCTTGCCGTTTCCCTCGTGGGAGAATCTCCATTCACTCGGCGCGATCGCGGGGAAGTGTAGGCTAAGGGCCTGCCGCTTCAATGAATGGGCCGCACAATACAGCAAGGCGTCATCAAACCGCACGAACCGTGACATGCGCTGCCGCTCCTCTACGGAGAGCACAACCCACGCTGGGTAATCCCAGCCCGTGTCGTGCTGTGCTCCGCCTGCAGTCCTAGGGAATGTGACACCAGAAGCAATTGTGCTGGTGTAGATGGAGATTGTGTTGTCCAAAAGCATCGCGCTGCTGTGCCCTTTTGCGGCGGAAAGACCAGATGCTTTCCGCCGCGCTATTACATTGCGTTACGAAATAAAGAACTATTCTGCTGGCACCATGCTGAAGTGGAAATCGCCAGCATCATCCTTGTGAGCATCATACTTGAGAACATCGATAACCTTGTTGCCATCGCCGAAGATGAGGACGGTTGGCTTGACGGCGCATATGTCGTCAGGCGTGTTGACATACAACGATGCGCCGATGATCACTTCGTCGCCGATTTGGCAACGGCGGGCCGAAGCACCGTTAAGAACACAACATCCTGATCCTGGCTCACCGTAGATGACGTATGTTGAGGTTCGCTCTCCATTCGTCTTGTTCCAAATGTACACGTATTCGAGAGGGTAAATGCCAGCTTTTCTGCACAAGACAGGGTCAAGTGTTATGGAGCCTCTGTAGTTGAGGTTACTGTCGGTCACACGGATTCCGTGCAGCTTTGCGCGGATCATCTTGATCATTATGCGTCTCCTTTATGATTCGCAAAGTAGAGGAACATTGACTCGTACCAATTTGACACTATTCCGAGTGAGCGCAGCGAGTTACCCGGAAAGGGAGTATTGGTGCCCGATTTATGAAATTGAGTTTCATTTTCATTTCTGACGTGGTCGTTCGCGACAGAAATGGAGGCGGCGGGGGGGGCTGGGTTTTGGGAAGCGGGCAAGCGTTGCGAAAATGGCGGCTTGGGGTATCCAAGCTCCGTTTCCGGGGAGCAGTTTACGTTTGAAATGATGTTAACAATCAAATTCACTTGCGCCAGCGGAACTAGCACCGCATGGTCACCCTGAGATGACGAGGAGGAGTTGTGAAGAGTATGCCAAGAGTCCCCCGCATGAAGGCCGCCTTCGTGCTCATGGCTTCAGTGGCGCTGGCGGGCGTTGCCAGCGTGTCGGCCCACGCGGCGGATGCCGCCGCCCAAACAGCGTCGGCGAAGAAAGAGGATAAGACGTATTTGCTTGACTCGGTGAAGGTCTTCGCCAACAAGCGCGAGCAAAACGCCCAGGACACGCCCATCGCCATGACCATCATCGACGGCGAGAAGCTTGAGGACGCCGGGATCGAGACCTTGCAGGACGTATTCAATCGCATCCCGAACCTGTATTCCGGCAGCACGGTGGGCAACAACCAGTTCATGTCCTTCCGGGGCAAGGCGACCATGGGGTTTGTCGAGGCCAACCCGCTCATCGTTTACGTGGACGGCGTGCCCTTGGATTCCTTTCTGAACACCGATCCGAGCCTGCTGAACGTCGAGCGCATCGAGGTGCTTCGCGGCTCCCAGAGTGTCATGTACGGCAAAAGCAGCATGGGCGGTGTCATCAACATTATTTCCAAGAAACCCACCAACGAGCACCGGTACAACGCCTATACCTCCGTAGGCACGAACTGGACGCGTGAGGTGGGCGGCTTGGCCTCCGGCCCCATCGTCGAGGACAGGTTTTTCTACACTCTCTCCGCCCAGTACGACGGCAACGAAGGCTACATGCGCAACAGCAGGAGCGATGAGAGCAACTCCAAGGACACCGGCCGTGTGAAAGCCCAGCTGCGGTTTACGCCGAGCGACAGGCTGGAGATGGACTTCATGACGGAGTTCATGGCCGAGTACAAAGGCATGGAGCCCATGATCAAGGGCAACCGTGCAACCCTGAGCAGCGTGCTCAATCCCGACGACCGCACCATCAGCAACGCCCTGAGCTCGGCCTTCTCCCTGGGCTACGACATGGATTGGTCGCGCTTCGAGTCCGTCACCACCTTCCACAACGACGCCGTGGACTACACCCAGGACCTGACCTATCTGGGCCTGGGCCTCACGGATTCAGGCCGCAAGGTGCAGAAGACCGAGTACACTCAGGAGTTCCGCCTCAAGTCCCCGGAGTCTGAAAAGGGCATGAGCTGGCTCATGGGCGTGTACGGCAGCTACAAGGACCATGACCGGAAGAAGGTCTACTCCTACTTCCCGGCTTTCTTCATGTACACCAACTCGCCAAATGAGGAAAAGACAAAAGATTTCGCCATGTTCGGCCAGATGGGCATTCCGCTGTGGGACGAGAGCCTGGAGTTGTCCCCGGCCCTGCGCTTCCAGTACACGGACAAGAGCATCGACTTCAAGCACAGCACCGTCATCGGGGGCGTGGTGACTCCGGGCAACAGGGAACATACCAGCGACCACTGGACCGCAGT contains these protein-coding regions:
- a CDS encoding non-ribosomal peptide synthetase, with protein sequence MSATHNSLLNNGHDTSSSAARAGETMLTRFQRMVERHADTEACLFGGKCLSYRDLDRISGVLAAKLIDLGLCQHRPVGVLLERSPEVVTAFMAAAKAGVPYVPLAPDWPEHRSRGILDGCGAGLVLTHPLDLPRRTGFCGLPTLPVDVNTPDEARSLAPPSTPDQELVLYVLHTSGSTGTPKGVMVSHANVLHFAANFCPESLRPGAKVAFCAALTFDATVFEVWGSLLNGCTIIGGDTEDILDAARLRSFLGRNAVDSMFLATAAFNALALQNPSVFAPLEALFMGGEKPNLEIVQSVLAADPPKCFHHCYGPTETTVIITRDMVRAVPPDGSHLSVGHAIGEAFVRIHDGQGRALPAGETGEVVLGGPTVAMGYKNDDALTAQAFVADHEHSGQRLYRTGDMGRLDDEGRLTILGRLDDQIKISGYRVSLGEICSVIEQAPQVAMAHVAVPSGFHEPVAYVAPKPESGLTETSLREFLAARLPRYMLPVCIVLLSEMPVNANGKVDRQRLPTPPLLLAPNQDQGTVLGLFQRILGDGGFRKTDSFLAHGGTSLKAAALITVIRDATGVLVPLDLFYSSRTAESVELFVSVADASKTSAPAATSYDEVDI
- a CDS encoding 4'-phosphopantetheinyl transferase family protein yields the protein MLLDNTISIYTSTIASGVTFPRTAGGAQHDTGWDYPAWVVLSVEERQRMSRFVRFDDALLYCAAHSLKRQALSLHFPAIAPSEWRFSHEGNGKPVIANAVASDTIHFSLSHSWPVAAVAISRVRPCGVDVETEAGAPKNLDGMDAALHPAEQACLRDATDKRSCFLDLWTRKEAAAKALGCGLAWEFSSFHVCPRCGCVLCADGSPASVCARSVPFRPGVSLAVGWIGLVNDVLDIQTRCADANMLAPRPTGTRRPRPANGGPNGRSFAEAMERRQ
- the panD gene encoding aspartate 1-decarboxylase — its product is MIKMIRAKLHGIRVTDSNLNYRGSITLDPVLCRKAGIYPLEYVYIWNKTNGERTSTYVIYGEPGSGCCVLNGASARRCQIGDEVIIGASLYVNTPDDICAVKPTVLIFGDGNKVIDVLKYDAHKDDAGDFHFSMVPAE
- a CDS encoding TonB-dependent receptor, producing the protein MPRVPRMKAAFVLMASVALAGVASVSAHAADAAAQTASAKKEDKTYLLDSVKVFANKREQNAQDTPIAMTIIDGEKLEDAGIETLQDVFNRIPNLYSGSTVGNNQFMSFRGKATMGFVEANPLIVYVDGVPLDSFLNTDPSLLNVERIEVLRGSQSVMYGKSSMGGVINIISKKPTNEHRYNAYTSVGTNWTREVGGLASGPIVEDRFFYTLSAQYDGNEGYMRNSRSDESNSKDTGRVKAQLRFTPSDRLEMDFMTEFMAEYKGMEPMIKGNRATLSSVLNPDDRTISNALSSAFSLGYDMDWSRFESVTTFHNDAVDYTQDLTYLGLGLTDSGRKVQKTEYTQEFRLKSPESEKGMSWLMGVYGSYKDHDRKKVYSYFPAFFMYTNSPNEEKTKDFAMFGQMGIPLWDESLELSPALRFQYTDKSIDFKHSTVIGGVVTPGNREHTSDHWTAVLPRLTLSKRFTDAFMTYASVAKGYQPGGFNWSSSKTNPKDHTFDEQTSWDYELGLKSDLFDKRLTVNANVFYSDIKDLQTITYEAATMSYLTDNAGKAYSVGAELDVTARLAQGLDLELSAAFTRAKFAEYAGVSAAGNFDYAGNRVPLTPEHTLSAALQYRHESGVFLRGEVLHYGKMYWDDANTSTRNNMTIANAKVGYELENWKAYVYGNNVFDERYMTYYTAASDMGSVGAPSAFGFRVEASF